In the genome of Deinococcus ruber, one region contains:
- a CDS encoding Nudix hydrolase — protein MQWDERWDVPIAARGSGVVVLNAQREVLLVREGKAGMEDLWHIPSGTVEPGENPQDAAVREAYEETGLRVRLLRFLNAHIGRLPDGAFVVRMAWLAEATDETPPAPVFTQEVREARYLSRAEFEALYTAGKIRMYHTRLFIDAAYSETD, from the coding sequence ATGCAGTGGGATGAACGCTGGGACGTGCCGATTGCTGCGCGTGGCAGCGGCGTGGTGGTGCTGAACGCCCAGCGAGAGGTGTTGCTGGTGCGCGAGGGCAAAGCAGGCATGGAAGACCTGTGGCACATTCCGTCTGGTACGGTGGAACCCGGCGAAAACCCCCAGGATGCCGCCGTGCGCGAGGCCTACGAGGAAACCGGGCTGCGTGTGCGGTTGCTGCGCTTTCTGAATGCCCATATCGGGCGGCTTCCGGATGGAGCCTTTGTCGTGAGGATGGCGTGGCTGGCCGAAGCGACCGACGAGACTCCACCCGCCCCGGTCTTCACGCAGGAAGTGCGCGAGGCGCGGTATCTCAGCCGCGCCGAATTCGAAGCGCTGTATACCGCCGGGAAGATCCGCATGTATCACACCCGGTTATTCATAGACGCGGCTTACAGCGAGACCGACTAG
- a CDS encoding class I SAM-dependent methyltransferase — MNYDDFADLYDHQYDLYRDDLHFYGQLAERVSGAVLEIGAGTGRVTAYLTRRGVPLTGLEPSARMIEYAHARAAREGLNLSIVQGDVKTFALEQRFALCIAPFNAFMHLYTPNEQLQALENIHAHLEPGGALVFDLSVPRYGAMNTMRHEGETFHTPEGRTDIFLVQRQDELKQRVTTEYYADTTAPGGTLKRRHYTLTQRYYTRYEVEWLLRCGGFESPRVAGSFQGGPLTELSDVMVFQTRKKG, encoded by the coding sequence ATGAACTACGACGACTTTGCCGACCTCTACGACCACCAGTACGACCTGTACCGCGACGACCTGCATTTTTACGGTCAACTCGCCGAGCGGGTGTCGGGCGCGGTGCTGGAGATCGGGGCGGGCACCGGGCGCGTCACGGCGTACCTGACGCGGCGCGGCGTGCCCCTGACCGGACTGGAACCCTCGGCCCGCATGATCGAGTACGCGCATGCACGGGCCGCCCGCGAGGGGCTGAACCTGAGCATCGTGCAGGGCGACGTGAAGACCTTTGCGCTGGAGCAGCGGTTTGCGCTGTGTATCGCGCCCTTCAACGCGTTCATGCACCTGTACACGCCCAACGAGCAGCTTCAGGCGCTGGAGAATATTCACGCTCACCTGGAGCCAGGCGGAGCGCTGGTCTTCGATCTGAGCGTGCCACGCTACGGGGCCATGAACACCATGCGGCACGAGGGCGAGACGTTTCACACGCCGGAAGGCCGCACCGACATCTTTCTGGTGCAGCGCCAGGATGAACTGAAACAGCGCGTCACCACCGAGTATTACGCCGATACCACCGCGCCGGGCGGCACGCTGAAACGGCGCCACTACACCCTGACGCAGCGGTATTACACGCGCTACGAGGTCGAGTGGCTGCTGAGATGCGGCGGCTTCGAGTCGCCCAGGGTCGCAGGCAGTTTTCAGGGCGGCCCGCTGACCGAACTGAGCGACGTGATGGTGTTCCAGACCAGAAAAAAAGGCTAG
- a CDS encoding polysaccharide deacetylase family protein, whose product MRRSLFRLVGGLALLLGLYIGLPYALVQRLNWGLLGRGSGKRREVALTFDDGPDPLTTPAVLDALAAAGAQATFFVLTPLAQAHPDLIARMRSEGHEVELHALRHVHAWIRTPWRAYLDVLRGAAALAGVTGDRPRFHRPPHGAYTLSTVLAQRHAGLKGAHWSIEAHDWHPDFTPQRVQQRVVSQLRPGAIIVMHDAGQGAANCMAALPGLLEALRGQGYDLRRLDALA is encoded by the coding sequence ATGAGGCGCTCGCTCTTCCGGCTTGTGGGGGGGCTGGCCCTGTTGCTGGGGCTGTATATCGGCCTGCCGTATGCCCTGGTGCAGCGGCTGAACTGGGGGCTGCTGGGCCGGGGCAGCGGGAAGCGGCGAGAGGTGGCGCTCACCTTCGACGACGGCCCCGACCCGCTCACCACGCCTGCCGTGCTGGACGCGCTGGCAGCAGCAGGGGCGCAGGCGACTTTCTTCGTACTGACCCCACTCGCGCAGGCCCACCCCGACCTGATCGCCCGGATGCGCTCGGAAGGGCATGAGGTAGAGCTACATGCCCTCCGGCACGTTCATGCCTGGATTCGCACGCCCTGGAGAGCGTATCTCGATGTTCTGCGCGGGGCGGCGGCGCTGGCAGGCGTGACCGGAGACAGGCCGCGCTTTCACCGCCCGCCGCACGGCGCGTATACGCTGAGTACCGTGCTGGCGCAGCGCCACGCCGGGCTGAAGGGCGCACACTGGAGCATCGAGGCGCACGACTGGCACCCCGACTTCACGCCCCAGCGGGTGCAGCAGCGGGTGGTGTCGCAGCTCAGGCCGGGCGCGATCATCGTGATGCACGACGCGGGGCAGGGCGCGGCGAACTGCATGGCGGCGCTGCCGGGGCTGCTGGAAGCGCTGCGCGGGCAGGGATACGACCTGAGACGGCTGGACGCCCTCGCCTGA
- a CDS encoding MGDG synthase family glycosyltransferase — protein sequence MPQSLRARIYSASFGGGHHQANTALGDALEKLSPQLVARHTDYLTHLSGFERAIILGFYLGWLRYTPGIYRWYYHFTDRPSEPQLIKDSYRWLGRGRMTRELLEDVPELVVSSYPTPAAVAGWLKETRGLKFLNVLVVTDYRIHEHWVRFEADLMLVPTDESRLQMIERGIPAERVHVTGIPINARYRALIGSDKAALRIKHGLDPALPLLLLSGGGQGTYRSLNRVLTALGNLGRRVQVLVLAGAGRVGVEQLGGAVIHRLGFTTDFPELLAASDLVVGKAGGLTVAESTTLGVPMIVFDPIPGQEEHNAEYLERGGAAVWVRELSGLRPAILRALDPQQHARMSAGARALSVPDAADRAARIILETLEKPL from the coding sequence ATGCCGCAATCACTCAGGGCGCGGATCTATTCCGCCAGTTTCGGCGGCGGGCACCATCAGGCCAATACGGCGCTCGGTGACGCGCTGGAGAAGCTGAGTCCTCAGCTTGTCGCCCGCCACACCGATTACCTGACTCACCTGAGTGGGTTCGAGCGGGCCATCATCCTGGGGTTTTATCTGGGCTGGCTGCGCTACACGCCCGGCATCTACCGCTGGTACTACCACTTCACAGATCGGCCCAGCGAGCCGCAACTCATCAAGGACAGTTACCGCTGGCTGGGCCGTGGCCGCATGACCCGCGAACTGCTCGAAGACGTGCCGGAACTGGTGGTCAGCAGTTACCCCACGCCTGCCGCCGTCGCGGGCTGGCTCAAGGAAACACGCGGCCTGAAGTTCCTGAATGTGCTGGTCGTGACCGATTACCGCATCCACGAACACTGGGTGCGGTTCGAGGCCGACCTGATGCTGGTGCCCACCGACGAATCGCGCCTTCAGATGATTGAGCGGGGCATTCCGGCAGAGCGGGTACACGTGACGGGCATTCCGATCAATGCCCGCTACCGCGCCCTGATCGGCAGTGACAAGGCAGCGCTGCGAATAAAACACGGCCTCGATCCAGCGTTGCCGCTGCTGCTGCTGTCGGGGGGCGGGCAGGGCACGTACCGCAGTCTGAACCGCGTCCTGACGGCGCTGGGCAATCTGGGCCGCCGGGTGCAGGTGCTGGTGCTGGCGGGCGCGGGGCGGGTCGGTGTCGAGCAGTTGGGAGGAGCGGTCATTCACCGTCTGGGCTTCACCACCGATTTTCCCGAACTGCTGGCCGCCTCCGATCTGGTGGTGGGCAAGGCGGGCGGCCTGACGGTGGCCGAATCCACCACGCTGGGCGTGCCGATGATAGTGTTCGACCCGATTCCCGGCCAGGAGGAACACAACGCCGAGTATCTGGAACGCGGCGGCGCGGCGGTGTGGGTGCGCGAGCTGTCGGGGCTGCGGCCCGCGATTCTGCGGGCGCTCGATCCGCAGCAACACGCCCGCATGAGTGCCGGGGCCAGGGCACTGAGTGTGCCCGACGCGGCAGACCGAGCGGCGCGGATCATTCTGGAGACGCTCGAAAAGCCCCTATGA
- a CDS encoding LptF/LptG family permease, producing MILTRYLTRELVPPLLAGTLLFTAILSFGYFFVSAQWLGGVPITLVAKWLGYQIPDTLVKVFPMAVVLMVVVAFGRLSSERELVAIQSGGIGLGRAARPVAVIAGIVALIAVWLSLWVAPRSNVEMRGLYWDALTKAGLTTLVGKQVDLGAGLSLYLGGYDPATHQLQGVRVERWDAGNPKVGTLIFADGGTFENNTLKLTGYSIYTLDYAKIPALSKTDAAGLGAAVQNVFTAVNLPDSPTSTLELDTGLSRKQTLAKYADAVGADAQGFPELITILTAPNQKAADRQEARRTLNRKLALPIGNLVLALAALPFALRFGRSLGVALGIALLIAVAYYLVFLVGITLSGSLPGLPEVGIWLANVVFAVLGLSLLRRS from the coding sequence ATGATTCTGACCCGCTACCTGACCCGCGAACTGGTGCCGCCGCTGCTGGCGGGCACGCTGCTGTTCACGGCGATTCTGTCGTTCGGCTATTTCTTCGTCAGCGCTCAGTGGCTGGGCGGCGTGCCGATCACACTGGTGGCGAAGTGGCTCGGTTATCAGATTCCCGACACGCTGGTGAAGGTCTTTCCGATGGCCGTCGTGCTGATGGTGGTGGTGGCCTTCGGGCGGCTGTCGAGCGAGCGCGAACTGGTCGCCATTCAGTCGGGCGGTATCGGGCTGGGGCGGGCGGCGCGTCCGGTGGCGGTGATCGCGGGCATCGTGGCGCTGATCGCCGTGTGGCTGTCGTTGTGGGTGGCTCCGCGCAGCAACGTCGAAATGCGCGGGCTGTACTGGGACGCCCTGACCAAGGCGGGCCTGACCACGCTGGTGGGCAAGCAGGTCGATCTGGGCGCGGGTCTGAGCCTGTACCTGGGCGGCTATGACCCGGCCACGCATCAGCTTCAGGGCGTGCGGGTCGAGCGCTGGGACGCGGGCAATCCGAAGGTCGGCACCCTGATTTTTGCCGACGGCGGCACCTTCGAGAACAACACCCTGAAGCTGACCGGCTACAGCATCTACACGCTCGATTACGCCAAAATTCCGGCCCTCAGCAAGACCGATGCGGCGGGGCTGGGAGCAGCCGTGCAGAATGTATTCACCGCCGTCAACCTGCCCGATTCGCCCACCAGCACCCTGGAACTCGATACCGGGCTGAGCCGCAAGCAGACGCTCGCCAAATATGCCGACGCCGTGGGAGCCGACGCTCAGGGCTTTCCCGAACTCATCACCATCCTGACCGCTCCTAACCAGAAGGCCGCAGATCGTCAGGAAGCTCGCCGCACCCTGAACCGCAAACTGGCACTGCCCATCGGAAATCTGGTGCTGGCGCTGGCGGCGCTGCCGTTCGCGCTGCGCTTCGGGCGCTCGCTCGGGGTGGCGCTGGGCATCGCGCTGCTGATCGCGGTGGCGTATTACCTGGTGTTTCTGGTGGGAATCACGCTGTCGGGCAGTCTGCCGGGCCTGCCGGAAGTGGGCATCTGGCTTGCCAACGTGGTCTTCGCGGTGCTGGGCCTGTCGCTGCTCAGGCGAAGCTGA
- the fabZ gene encoding 3-hydroxyacyl-ACP dehydratase FabZ → MTNPTYPLNIQQILETLPHRFPFVMVDRVLSAGDGAVHAIKNVSAGEPHFQGHFPQEPVMPGVLIIEALAQASMFCLPLPAGTIGYLAGIEGARFKRKVIPGDTLHLHIKLDYFRRGLGKTICRAEVDGEVAAQAEILFAVGK, encoded by the coding sequence ATGACCAATCCAACGTATCCTCTGAATATTCAGCAGATTCTCGAAACCCTGCCGCACCGTTTCCCTTTCGTGATGGTCGACAGGGTTTTGAGCGCGGGCGACGGTGCGGTTCACGCCATCAAAAACGTCTCGGCGGGAGAGCCGCACTTTCAGGGCCACTTTCCCCAGGAACCCGTTATGCCAGGCGTGCTGATCATCGAAGCGCTGGCGCAGGCGAGCATGTTCTGTCTGCCGCTGCCAGCGGGCACCATCGGCTATCTGGCGGGCATCGAGGGCGCGAGATTCAAGCGCAAGGTGATTCCCGGCGACACGCTGCACCTGCACATCAAGCTCGACTATTTCCGGCGTGGCCTGGGCAAAACCATCTGCCGAGCCGAGGTCGACGGCGAAGTGGCAGCGCAGGCGGAGATTCTGTTTGCTGTGGGGAAATGA
- a CDS encoding rod shape-determining protein, with the protein MRFSEDIGIDLGTATFLIYSKNRGLILQEPSVIAMTRDTREVMAVGEEAYRMLGRTPGNIVAVRPIKDGVIADEGLTEKMITMFLQKVRGGAGRLLGFGPQLMVGVPSGVSDVERRAVLRAALNSGAKRSFLIEEPMAAAIGAGLKIAEPVGSMVVDIGGGSTDIAVISLGGIVVSESLRVAGNEFDESIIRFVRRAHNVMIGERTAEEIKVKVGAALLVHPEDNLIAEVRGRDLINGLPKTISLESKDVVSALEEPVMKIVEGVKRVLEITPPELVSDIIDRGIVMTGGGSLLRNFDETLRRATGIPVAVAENAIEAVAVGTGMALEMINSNLRHHLISSDNYLKR; encoded by the coding sequence GTGAGATTTTCAGAAGACATCGGCATTGACCTCGGAACGGCAACGTTCCTCATCTACAGCAAAAACCGTGGCCTGATCTTGCAGGAGCCAAGCGTCATCGCTATGACCCGCGATACCCGTGAGGTCATGGCGGTCGGCGAAGAAGCGTACCGCATGCTCGGGCGCACGCCCGGCAATATCGTGGCGGTTCGGCCCATCAAAGACGGCGTGATCGCCGACGAGGGCCTGACCGAAAAGATGATTACTATGTTCCTCCAGAAGGTGCGCGGCGGAGCAGGGCGGCTGCTGGGCTTCGGGCCGCAGCTGATGGTGGGCGTGCCCAGCGGCGTCAGCGACGTGGAGCGCCGCGCCGTGCTGCGGGCGGCCCTGAACTCGGGGGCCAAGCGCTCGTTTCTGATCGAGGAACCGATGGCGGCGGCAATCGGCGCGGGCCTGAAGATCGCAGAGCCGGTGGGCAGCATGGTAGTCGATATCGGCGGCGGCAGCACCGACATCGCCGTCATTTCCCTGGGCGGCATCGTGGTGAGCGAGTCGCTGCGGGTGGCGGGCAACGAGTTCGACGAAAGCATCATCCGTTTCGTGCGCCGCGCCCACAACGTCATGATCGGTGAGCGCACCGCCGAGGAAATCAAGGTCAAGGTGGGAGCCGCGCTGCTCGTTCACCCGGAAGACAACCTGATTGCCGAGGTGCGCGGGCGCGACCTGATCAACGGTCTGCCCAAGACCATCTCGCTGGAGAGCAAAGACGTGGTGTCGGCGCTCGAAGAACCGGTGATGAAGATCGTGGAGGGCGTGAAGCGCGTGCTGGAAATCACGCCGCCCGAACTGGTCAGCGACATCATCGACAGAGGCATCGTGATGACCGGCGGCGGCAGCCTGCTCCGCAACTTCGACGAGACGCTGCGCCGCGCCACGGGCATTCCGGTGGCGGTGGCCGAAAACGCCATCGAAGCGGTGGCCGTGGGCACTGGCATGGCGCTGGAAATGATCAATTCCAATCTGCGCCACCACCTGATCAGCAGTGACAATTATCTGAAGAGGTAG
- a CDS encoding DUF1349 domain-containing protein, whose product MWTTPPIRAEQQGDSLTVFTAPSSDFWRVTHYGFIRDNGHFLPQEVQGDFVAEIEVRGAYRDQYDQAGLMLRISETVWLKCGVEYVEGRQHLSAVVTNEYSDWSVLPLDDAPVSFRLRVERRGQTVEVQAALSEDGQGFSAFQMLRLAWLPLPDAVQIGPMCASPDGQGFEVVFSGLRVNALE is encoded by the coding sequence ATGTGGACGACCCCTCCCATCCGTGCCGAGCAGCAGGGCGATTCCCTGACGGTATTTACCGCACCTTCCAGCGATTTCTGGCGCGTCACGCACTACGGCTTTATCCGCGACAACGGCCATTTTCTGCCGCAGGAAGTGCAGGGCGATTTCGTGGCCGAGATCGAGGTGCGCGGCGCTTACCGCGACCAGTACGATCAGGCGGGCCTGATGTTGCGGATCAGCGAAACCGTGTGGCTGAAGTGCGGTGTGGAGTACGTCGAGGGTCGCCAGCACCTCAGCGCGGTGGTCACCAATGAGTATTCCGACTGGTCGGTGCTTCCTCTTGACGATGCCCCGGTCAGTTTCCGGCTGAGGGTGGAGCGGCGCGGCCAGACAGTCGAGGTGCAGGCGGCGCTCAGCGAAGACGGGCAGGGGTTCAGCGCCTTTCAGATGCTGCGTCTGGCGTGGCTGCCCCTGCCAGACGCGGTGCAGATCGGCCCCATGTGCGCCTCGCCCGACGGGCAGGGCTTCGAGGTGGTCTTCAGCGGTTTGCGGGTCAACGCGCTGGAATAG